The following is a genomic window from Sporosarcina jeotgali.
TCAAAGTAACGGCGCATGAGTGTTGCTTGATGGACTGGATCATTATTTGCTTTGCCTAACAGCATGGCATAGGAATAATCCTCATCCGACGTTAGCAGAAAGTGCTGCTTTTTCATAGCATCGTACAACCGCTTCGCTTGTTTGGCTTCGACTTTGGAGGTTGCAGGATCAGACGTCATTAACATCGCTGCTAAATAAGAATGCACAGTATTTTTAAAACCTGTCTTTCGGATTGTCTGCTGCTTTGTGAACAAGAGTTCAACGGCATCATCCGCTGAAAGTGGTAAACTGTCCAAAAACGAAGCAAGCATCGGCACAAAGTTCCCGCGAACCGGCGATAGCCATCCTGTACGGCTTGTCAGTGCATCCATTGTGCGTAAAAAACTTTCTGGATTAAAGTCTTTTTGCGAGAGAACATAATATACTGCAATCGTAAGAACTGTTTCTTCATCCACAGACCAGCCAGCTAACGACGTTACCTTTTCATGTGTCCATTCCATTTCTATGTTAACGGTTTCCCAATCCATCCCGCATCCCTCCCTTCATCAGTTGTACGTTTTCTAGAGGTAAAAGTTTCAATTGCATGCACAATTGACCAATATTCCTTATTCGCAAATGAATTCAAATTACTGACGTACAGTGGTTCTTCCCGCCTCAATTAGAGGTTGTATCGTTTCAAGATTCCCTTCATGAAAAGCTGAGACAATTGCACTTCCTACAATCACTCCGTCTGTAATTTGACTGAATTCACGGACTTGTTCAGGCGTTGAAATTCCAAAACCAGCCAGTACCGGCACATTGGATACTTGCTTCAAGTCTTCTAAATGATTCATCAAATTCGAATCGAATCCGTTCCTGACACCTGTTATGCCATTGACCGTCACTGCGTAAATGAACCCTTCAGCAGCCTGCGCAATTTTTTCAATCCGCTCGTTTGAACTTGTTAACGATATCAAAGGGACGAGCGCAATATCTTTGCCAATGAGCCCATCGGATAGCAAACCGCGTTCCTCATGCGGCAGGTCCGGGATGATCAAGCCTTTAACGCCTGCTTGTTCACACACCTCTGCAAATCCAGAAATTCCATAAGCTAAAACCGGATTCAAATAAGTCATTACGATTAAAGGGACTTCGTGCGGCCGGGCCTGCAATTCGCTCATCACTTTACGCAATGTAACACCTATTTCAAGCGCCCGGCTCCCAGCCTCCTGGATCACTTCGCCATCAGCAACAGGGTCAGAAAAAGGAATGCCAATCTCAATCGCATCCGCCCCTGCCCTTGCGAGGAAGGAAATGCGTTTATGCAGGATATCCAGCCCGCCATCCCCCGCCATCATGTACGGGATAAATGCCGGCTGATTTTTTTCATTCCGTTCACGGATGACCGCTGTCAATGTGAATTCGTTCATTGAACGCCGCCTCCTAACGCATCGCGCACCGTCTGCACGTCTTTATCTCCCCTGCCCGAAAGACAAACGACGAGAATTTCTTCAGGACTCATCTCTTTCGCCAAACCGAAGGCAAAGTGAATCGCATGTGCACTTTCAAGCGCTGGGATGATTCCCTCTTTCTGTGCAAGCAGCTGTACTCCTTCGAGCGCTTCAGCATCCGTTGCAGATGTATAGTGAACCCTTCCTATATCATGGAGATGGCAGTGTTCTGGACCGACGGCAGGGTAATCGAGACCTGCAGAAATTGAATGCGCTTCTTGAATAAACCCATCATCATCCTGCAGCACGTACATATATGCCCCGTGCAAGACGCCCTCTTTTGCTTCAGCAATCGCAGCCGCGTGCTGCCCCGTCGAAATACCCCCACCTGCTGCTTCTACTCCATATAGTGCAACGTCAGCCTCTTCTATAAATGGGTGGAACATCCCGATTGCATTACTGCCGCCGCCAATACACGCAACAACCGCGTCAGGCAGACGACCCTCTTTATCCAGTATCTGACGCTTCGTCTCTTGTCCGATCACTTGCTGAAAGTCCCGGACAATTTTAGGGAATGGATGCGGTCCAAGTGCAGATCCGAGAATATAATGCGTATCTTCCACATGTGCAACCCAGTACCGCAGCGCCTCATTCACTGCATCTTTCAACGTTCCCGCACCTTTATCGACAGACTCTACCCGTGTACCAAGCAGTTCCATCCGGAATACGTTCAGCTCCTGACGGCGAATGTCTTCTTTCCCCATAAACACCACACATTCCAACCCAAGCAGCGCGCACGCAGTAGCTGTCGCGACACCATGCTGCCCTGCTCCTGTTTCCGCGACAATTTTCTGCTTACCCATACGTTTTGCAAGTAACGCCTGGCCGAGCGCGTTGTTGATTTTATGGGCTCCTGTATGGTTCAAGTCTTCACGTTTCAAGTAGATTTTTGCTCCGCCTGCAGCTTTTGTAAGCCTCTCTGCATAGTAAAGCGGATTCTCTCTGCCAACGAAATCTTTTAAGTATCCATTCAACTCTTCTATGAATGCAGCGTCCTCCATTGCTTCCCCGTGTGCTTCCTCCAGTTCCGATAACGCACCCATCAATGTCTCGGGGACGTACTGCCCGCCAAATCTTCCATACCTTCCTTTACCCTCTACTGCCTGAATCATGCTCATCTCTCCTCACTTTTCAGCTTAACCGTTTTGATGAATTCTCGGATCAGCTGCTCGTCTTTTCTCTTCTCAATCTCAACACCACTCGAAACGTCAACCATTACCGGCTTTACTTGATTAATCGCTTCTCCTACATTTCCTGCATTCAACCCGCCGGCTAGTATGAAAGGGCGCTCTTTAAATCCTGATTGCGTTAAGATGTCCCAGTTGAACGTTTTTCCGCTCCCCCCTTTAAATTCAACGCCAGGTGCGTCAAACAACGGAGTCACATTATAACTAGCCGCTCTATGGACATCTTCCGAACCTTTGATTGAAAAAGCCTTAAAGGCAGGCAAACCGACTTTTTCGATGAATTCCGGGGTTTCATCTCCATGGTATTGCACAATGTCTAGTGGAACTGCTTCATAGATCTCTTGAATATCAGTCGGAACCGCATTGACAAACACACCTACTTTCAGAACGGATGAAGGGACATGAATCGCCAGCCTTGCGGCCTGGTCTATAGATACTTGTCTGCGCGAAGGGGCGAAAACGAAACCGATGGCATCGGCTCCTGCATCCACGGCCGCTCGCACATGACGTGCTTCCATCAGACCGCATATCTTCACTTTTGTCATTGTTCATTCACCTCAATGTCAACTTGAATTGAATGAATTGCCTGATTGGGTGAGGTACTTCTCATGAGGGTTTCGCCTACTAGCACGGCCCTTGCACCTGCTGCAGATACACGCTGTGCATCAGCTGTCCCGCCAATTCCACTTTCACTTATAAGGACCCGATCGGATTCAAATGGAAACAGCGAAGCGATTTCCTCAGTCTTCGCCAGGTCAACTTGAAACGTCCGTAAATCTCTATTATTTACTCCAATCAGCTGTGCGCCTGCTTCTATAGCTCGGTTTAACTCGTCAGCATCATGAACTTCGACCAGTACTTCCAATCCAAGTGAGGCAGCATAGACATGCAGCGCTTTCAACTCCACATCGGGCAGTGCTGCAACAATCAGCAAGATAACGGATGCCCCTGCAACTAGCGCTCGGTCGACTTGTATGGGGTGAATGATAAAATCTTTACAAAGCACCGGGATGTGAACCGCTTCCGCCACCATTTTCAAATCTTCAAATGATCCTTTAAAAAACGGCGTATCCGTCAAAACGGAAACACATGCAGCGCCTGCATGTTCGTATATCCGGGCTTGTTGGACAGGGTTTACGGTTTCTTGAATAACTCCTTTCGATGGCGATGCCCGTTTTATTTCCGCAATCACTTGGAGCTGATTCGAATTTTTAATGGTATCCAACAATGAAGGCCGGGCTGCGATTGTTGGAGTCGGTTGTACAGCCGTTTCTGCTAACAATCGGGAAACTTCCTGTTCCTTCTTGCGCAAAATATCATCGAGAATAGTCATAACACCACCACCCTATCCGTGCACTGTTGACAAAAGGCAGCCGTTTCTTCTAATTTATGTTTGGCTCTCCCTGTAAGAATGCTGTCTTCTGCAAGCCGAACTCCCTCTTGAACGGTTCTAACGATGCCTTCTGTAAATAATCCAATGCCTGCGTTGAGGGCAACCGTATCGAACTGCGGCCCGCGCTGCCCCTTCATAACAGAACGAATGATGGCAGCATTACATGCTGCATCGCCACCACGGATTGCTTCCAGACCAGCTGGCTGCAGCCCGACATCTCCGGCTGTTAACGTAAACGGAATCAGGTCACC
Proteins encoded in this region:
- the trpB gene encoding tryptophan synthase subunit beta: MIQAVEGKGRYGRFGGQYVPETLMGALSELEEAHGEAMEDAAFIEELNGYLKDFVGRENPLYYAERLTKAAGGAKIYLKREDLNHTGAHKINNALGQALLAKRMGKQKIVAETGAGQHGVATATACALLGLECVVFMGKEDIRRQELNVFRMELLGTRVESVDKGAGTLKDAVNEALRYWVAHVEDTHYILGSALGPHPFPKIVRDFQQVIGQETKRQILDKEGRLPDAVVACIGGGSNAIGMFHPFIEEADVALYGVEAAGGGISTGQHAAAIAEAKEGVLHGAYMYVLQDDDGFIQEAHSISAGLDYPAVGPEHCHLHDIGRVHYTSATDAEALEGVQLLAQKEGIIPALESAHAIHFAFGLAKEMSPEEILVVCLSGRGDKDVQTVRDALGGGVQ
- the trpA gene encoding tryptophan synthase subunit alpha, with the protein product MNEFTLTAVIRERNEKNQPAFIPYMMAGDGGLDILHKRISFLARAGADAIEIGIPFSDPVADGEVIQEAGSRALEIGVTLRKVMSELQARPHEVPLIVMTYLNPVLAYGISGFAEVCEQAGVKGLIIPDLPHEERGLLSDGLIGKDIALVPLISLTSSNERIEKIAQAAEGFIYAVTVNGITGVRNGFDSNLMNHLEDLKQVSNVPVLAGFGISTPEQVREFSQITDGVIVGSAIVSAFHEGNLETIQPLIEAGRTTVRQ
- the trpC gene encoding indole-3-glycerol phosphate synthase TrpC — protein: MTILDDILRKKEQEVSRLLAETAVQPTPTIAARPSLLDTIKNSNQLQVIAEIKRASPSKGVIQETVNPVQQARIYEHAGAACVSVLTDTPFFKGSFEDLKMVAEAVHIPVLCKDFIIHPIQVDRALVAGASVILLIVAALPDVELKALHVYAASLGLEVLVEVHDADELNRAIEAGAQLIGVNNRDLRTFQVDLAKTEEIASLFPFESDRVLISESGIGGTADAQRVSAAGARAVLVGETLMRSTSPNQAIHSIQVDIEVNEQ
- a CDS encoding phosphoribosylanthranilate isomerase, translating into MTKVKICGLMEARHVRAAVDAGADAIGFVFAPSRRQVSIDQAARLAIHVPSSVLKVGVFVNAVPTDIQEIYEAVPLDIVQYHGDETPEFIEKVGLPAFKAFSIKGSEDVHRAASYNVTPLFDAPGVEFKGGSGKTFNWDILTQSGFKERPFILAGGLNAGNVGEAINQVKPVMVDVSSGVEIEKRKDEQLIREFIKTVKLKSEER
- a CDS encoding DUF4003 family protein, with protein sequence MDWETVNIEMEWTHEKVTSLAGWSVDEETVLTIAVYYVLSQKDFNPESFLRTMDALTSRTGWLSPVRGNFVPMLASFLDSLPLSADDAVELLFTKQQTIRKTGFKNTVHSYLAAMLMTSDPATSKVEAKQAKRLYDAMKKQHFLLTSDEDYSYAMLLGKANNDPVHQATLMRRYFDELNKVGFKSGNELQWLSQVLTMDCCSYKNERVTRAEQLMTHIRKRVNLKPMHYPVIGFLAILGCEDDQVEELIGFSNFIAKSDLFKWHKTLAFSFASGYFLQQMIDNRGVPGFSRELTVLIQQAIMAATIATIASKTTSALS